The Vidua chalybeata isolate OUT-0048 chromosome 30, bVidCha1 merged haplotype, whole genome shotgun sequence genomic interval CTGGGGGGTCTCCCAAAGTGGGGGGAGTCTCACTGAGGGGGGGTCTCATGGATTGAGGGGGGGTCTCACTGAGGGGGGGCCCAGAGCGGGGGGTCTCACTGAGGGGGGGTCTCATGGATTGAGGGGGGGTCTCACTGAGGGGGGGCCCAGAGCGGGGGGTCTCATGGATTCAGGGGGGGTCTCACTGAGGGGGGGTCTCACTGAGGGGGGGTCCCAGAGCGGGGGGTCTCACTGAGGGGGGGTCTCATGGATTGAGGGGGGGTCTCACTGAGGGGGGGCCCAGAGCGGGGGTCTCACGCGGGTGCCCCCCGCAGTGGCTGCCGCTGCAGGACGTGCGCTCGGGCCGGCTCCACGTGCGCCTGGAGAGCCTGGAGCCGCGGGGGAGCCCCGCGCTGCTCGAGCGGGTACCGACCTAAATCCATCCCACAGACCCCAAACACATCCCACAGGACCTAAATCCATCCCACAGACCCCAAACACATCCCACAGGACCTAAATCCATCCCACAGGACCTAAATACATCccacagaccccaaatccccatcccacagaccccaaacccatcccacaGACCCCAAATACATCCCACAGGACCTAAACACATCCCACAGACCCCAAACACATCCCACAGGACCTAAACACATCCCACAGGACCTAAATACATCCCACAGACCCCAAACACATCCCACAGACCCCAAACACGTCCCACAGGACCTAAATCCATCCCACAGACCCCAAATCTATCCTACAGGACCTAAACACATCCCACAGGACCTAAATCCATCCCACAGACCCCAAATTCATCCCACAGGACCTAAACACATCCCACAGGACCTAAATACATCCCACAGACCCTAAACACATCCTACAGACCCCAAACACATCCCACAGACCCTAAATACGTCCTACAGACCCCAAACACATCCCACAGACCCTAAATACATCCTACagaccccaaaaacatcccacagaccccaaatccccatcccacagaccccaaacccatcccacaGACCTCAAATTCATCCCACAGACCCCAAATTCATCCCATCCCTTTCCCCGCATTCTCTCCCCGCcatcccctccctcccgggGGTCTCCCCCCCCTCGGTGCGACCCCCGACccacccaaaccccctccccacGAACCCCAAACGCCCTCCCCACAGACCACAAACCCCACTCCGCCACCTCCATCCCATTCTCTGCCCCCCCATCCCCGCCCTCCCGGGGGTCTCCCCGCCCCGCGGCGACCCCCGGTGCGACCCCCGCCCCGGTGCGACCCCCGGTGCGACCCCCGGTGCGACCCCCGCCCCGCTTCCCGCAGGTGCTGCACACCAACAGCCTCCTGCAGCCCGCCCGCGGCGAGGAGCTCTCGGCCGCGCTGCTCTGCGTCTTCCTGGACCGAGCCGCCGAGCTGCCGGTGAGAGGAGACCCCCGagtgtccccagatgtccccaaatgtccccaaatgtccccaaatgtccccagcGTGACCCCCGCCGTGTCCCCCAGCTCCGGAAGGGCTCCAAGCCCCCCGCGGCCCTCGCCAGCCTGGCCGTGCGCGATGTCTCCTTCAAGACCAAGGTGAGGCGCGGTGAGGAGGGGGGGCTCggggaggatttttgggggggggggggttcggAGGGTCTCTCACCCCCTGCCGCTCCCCCCTCCCAGACCTGCGCCCCCTCCACGGAGCCCGTGTGGGATGAAGGCTTCTCCTTCCTCATCAAGCGGCCGCACGCCGAGTCGCTGGAGCTGCAGGTCCGGCCCCGTGCCCGGGGCGGGggtcccgccccgccgccccccgggggtcccgcgCGGGGGTCGCTGAGCTGCGCTGTGCCCGCAGGTGAAGGACGAAGGCGGGCAAGCCCTGGGCACCTTCAGCTTGCCGCTGGCCCAGCTGCTggcccaggaggggctggcGATGGACGGCTGGGTGCCGCTGGCCGGGGGCGGCGCCGGcgctcagctcctgctgcggGCGCAGCTCGGGGTGAGTGGGGGTCCcggggaggggggtggggggcgaGGGGAGACCCCCCCCTGACCGCGCCGCTCCCCCGCCAGGTGCTGGTGTCGCAGCAGGTGGAGGAGAGGGCTGCCAGCAGAGTCCCCGAggggggggacacggagccgcgggaggaggaggaggagaaaggggatgaagatgaggagcgcggggcgggggggctgCGCCAGCGCCTGCCCCCGGcggacaggtggggacaggggggctCCAACCCCCCAATTCCCGAATAAGGCCCCAAACCCCGGCCGTGAGGCGcggggaggggattttggggtgctgaccCCGCGCCCCCGCAGCCGCCCCGAGCCCCCGCAGGGTCCGCGGGTGCAGCTCTCGCTGTGGTACCACCAGGAGCAGCGCAAGCTCGTGGCCATCGTGCACGCCTGCAGGTGAGCATGGGCGGGGGGGGCTCCGGGCGGGGCCCCCCGGGGTTGGGACCCCCGAGCTGAGTCCCCGACccctccccagggagctgcGGGCGGCGGCCAAGGAGCTGCCGGACCCCTACGtgtccctggtgctgctccccGACCGCAGCCGCGGCACCAAGAGGAAAACGGGCGTGCAGAAGAGGACCCTGAACCCCGACTTCAACGAGAGGTGAGGAggtcccggggggggtcccggcgggggtcccaggggggtcGCAGCGCGGCCCAGCACAGCGCGGTGTGCCCAGGTTCGagtgggagctgcccctggaggAAGCGGCGCGGCGCCGGCTGGAGGCCACCGTCAAATCCACCGTGTCCTTCGTGACCCGCGAGAAGGAGGCGCTGGGCAAGgtccgggggggtcccgggggggggtcctggggagggtttggggggttttgggggtgccGGGGGAGCCCCCCTGAGCCTTTGGTCCCCCGCAGCTCCAGCTGGACCTGGCACAGGTGGATCTGTCCGAGGGAGAACCGCGCTggtgagtggggctgggggggggggggggcgggggtctgtggggtgggggaggaCTAGGAGGGGTCTCTGGGGTTGGGGTCCCCCCCGGCACCccctcatttcccccccccccatacAGGTACGAGTTGCAGGACGAGCGAAGCATCCCCTAAATCTGGGGaccccccggacccccccaGTCCCCATGGGGAGGGCGAGGGGGggcccgggacccccccggctgctgccgcccccccccccccccgaccaAAGacgcgccgggccgggccccccccgcgccccccagACTGTTACGAACCTCGTGCCTttcaccccccaccccccgagCGCCCCCCGGCACCGGGGGGACCCCCGGGGTtgtgtcccccggtgtcccccccccccaccaaagGGGGACGCTTGTtcgagctgctgctgccaccgcCGGGACGTCCCCAAGATGTCACCGCCGGGATGTCCCCGGGATGTCGCCGGGATGCCACTGCCGTGATGCCACCACCGTGCCGCCACCGGGATGTCACcgcgccgccaccgccgcgcCCACCGCCTCGCTGCCTTCCCGGGGCTGCGCCCCCgtccccccgcccccgcgcTAATAAAGGAGGGAGGACACGGCGGTGGCTTCGTGTGGCCTCGGCGGGTGGGGGTGTCCCCTCTGTCACACCCCCGcgggtgtccccagcccggcgtccctgctgggctggccCCAGTGGAGAGCGGGGTGTCCCCAAAGCGGGGTCCTTGGGGTGTCCTTTTGGGGTTGTCCTCTGTGGGGAGCGGGGGCTGGGTGTCCCTCATGGGGGTGTCCCCTGAGGGGGTGGGTGGTCCTTGGGGTGTCCCCCGCGGGGTGTCCCCCGTGGGGTCCACTCGCGGGTGACCTCCCTGGGGTGTGGCCGCGGGGTGTCCCCGTGTGATGTCCCCCatgggggtgtccctgtgggtgTCCCCCGGTGTGATGTCCCCCgtgggggtgtccctgtgggtgTCCCCCGTGGGTTCCAGACACCGAGTGACCTCCCTGAGGTGTCCCCTGGGGTGTCCAGTCGCGGGTGACCTCCGCGTGTGATGTCCCTCCTCTGGGTGTGGCCCTGGGGTGTCCCCGTGTGACGTCCCCcgtggggggggggtccccgggcgTTGTCCcccgtgggggggggggtgtccccCTCGGTCTGGGGTGTCCCCGTGGGGGGTGGGGGCGACAGCTCCGTGCCCATCTATAGCCAAAACATCCCACGCGGGAAAGGGGCGTGTtcccgccctgccccgcccccTCATGAATAATTAACACCCTCATTACCGCCGTGACGCAGCCGCGCGGTGACGCCCGAGCGCGCAGGAACGGACGGGAGCGGCCGCCGCCATGGTGGGCAccgggcaccggcaccgggcaTCGGCACCGGGAGCGGCCACCGGGACGGGCACCAGGACGGGCACcgggcccgggagcggcgggcggggcgggggatgcgcgggcggggcggcgcgggggtgCCGGGGCGGGGGTCGCACCGGGGAGAGGTTGGGGCGGGGATGGCGCGGGAGGCACCGGGAGCACCGGGCGGGCACCGAGCGCGGGCGGCCGCTCCATCCGCGGGGGATGGcgccgccggtgccgccgccggtGCCCGCTGACCGCCGCGCTCTTCCCGCAGTGCGACTTCTCGGAGGAGCAGACCGCGGGTGAGTGACCGGCACCGGGCACCGGGAGCGGAGCCCCCCAAGCTCGGGGCCCGCCGAAGGGacccccccggcccggccccgccgcccccggcgcTTCCTGCGCGGCCTCGGGCGGGGCCTTTCCCGGGGCAAAGTCCGGCCCGGGCGGGGCCGTTCGTACCGGGGGATGGGGGGCTGCGGGACCGGGGGCTGCCGGAGCGGGGGTGCGGGACCGGGACAGGAACCGGCACAGGAACCGGGACAGGAACCGGGACCGGGGGGGTTCGGGCCCCTCCTGCGCAATTTGCCCTTATATGGGCATGGCGCGCGCCGGCCGCGCATTCCTGCGGGGCGGGGCCGGTGGATTCCTGAGCGCTCCCGGTTCCCCGGGACCCGCCGGGCTCCTCCCGGTCCTCCGGGATCCATCGGGCACGCAGCATCCCGAGGGCGGGGGCCCGACCTGCATCCCGGCTGGCGTCGGGTTCCACCGGGAAACCGGATCCCAACGGGAAACCGGATCCTACCGGGGAGCGAAACCCGACCCGCGGCCGGAGAGGGGGGGGGTCTGAAGGGGTGCGGGGTCCCGGGGATGCGGCTCTGGGGTCCCCGAGGTGTTGGGTGGCGGGGGTGGTCCCGGTGTGTCGGGGGTCCCGGAGGTGCTGACATGGGGGTCCCGGTGTCCCGGGGGATCCCGGCAGTGCTGACTCGGTGGTCCCGGTGCTCTGGGGGTCGCGGTGTTGTCACAGGGGGTCCCGGCTGTACTAACACGGGGGTCGGGGTGCCCTGGGCGTGCCGGTGCCCCGGTGGTCACGGCTGTTGAGGGAGGGTCCCGGGCTGTTTGGGGTCCCTGCACGACTGACACGGGGCGGGTCCCGGTGGTCCCGGTGCTGCTGTCATGGGGGTCCCGGTGGGTGTGGGGTCCCTGGGTCACTGacccgggggggtcccggtgtccctgtgATGACCCGGAGGGGGTCCTGATGCCCCGGTGCCCCCACATTGACACAGGGAGGGTCCCGGTGGTCCCACACTGACCGGGTGGTCCCGGTGGTCCCACACTGACCGGGGGGTCCCGGTGTTCCCACACTGACCCGGGAGGTCCCGGTGGTCCCACACTGACCTGGGAGGTCCCGGTGGTCCCACACTGAccggggggtcccggtggtCCCACACTGAGCCGGGAGGTCCCGGTGGTCCCGTGCTGACCCGGAGGGGGTCCTGGTGCCCTGGTGTCCCGCACTGGCCGGGGGCGTCCCGGTGGTCCCACACTGACCCGGGGGGTCCCGGTGTTCCCACACTGGCCGGGGGAGTCCCGGTGGTCCCACACTGACTGGGGGGTCCCGGTGTTCCCACACTGGCCGGGGGAGTCCCGGTGGTCCCACACTGActggggggtcccggtggtCCCACACTGACCCGGGGGGTCCCGGTGTTCCCACACTGGCCGGGGGAGTCCCGGTGTTCCCACACTGGCCGGGGGAGTCCCGGTGGTCCCACACTGACCGGGGGAGTCCCGGTGGTCCCACACTGaccgggggggtcccggtggtcCCGCACTGacccgggggggtcccggtggtcCCACACTGAccggggggtcccggtggtCCCACACTGACCCGGGAGGTCCCGGTGGTCCCGTGCTGACCCGGAGGGGGTCCTGGTGCCCTGGTGTCCCGCACTGGCCGGGGGCGTCCCGGTGGTCCCACACTGACCGGGGGAGTCCCGGTGGTCCCACACTGaccgggggggtcccggtggtcCCGCACTGacccgggggggtcccggtggtcCCACACTGACCGGGGGGTTCCCGGTGGTCCCACGCTGACCCGGGGGGCTCCGGCAGAGTTCAAGGAGGCGTTCCAGCTCTTCGACCGCACGGGCGACGGGAAGATCCTGTACAGCCAGTGCGGGGACGTGATGCGGGCGCTGGGCCAGAACCCCACCAACGCCGAGGTCATGAAGGTGCTGGGCAACCCCAAGAGCGATGGTGAGTTGGGGGAGGGATCCCCCCCCTTCCCCgccccctcaggacccccaggacccccagccACGCTCCCTGTCCCCGCAGAGATGAACGTGAAGACGCTGAGCTTCGAGCAGTTCCTGCCCATGATGCAGACCATCGCCAAGAACAAGGACCAGGGCTGCTTCGAGGACTACGTGGAGGGGCTGAGGGTGTTCGACAAGGAGGGCAACGGCACCGTCATGGGGGCCGAGATCCGCCACGTCCTCGTCACCCTGGGTGAGCCCCCGGCCCCCTCTGCgagcccccagacccctggGGTCGCCACCAGGAtatgggaaaggagaggggggtTCTGGAGGGCTTGGGGAATGGAGCACCCGAGGTGTGGGATCCTCGGGATTTGGGTGTGGGGTCCTGAGgtgggggggtctggggggtcccAGTGGGTTGGGGGTCCTGGAGGTGCTGAGATTGGGGGGGTTCTGGTGCATTGGGGGTCCCAGAGGTGCTGACATTGGGGTGTCCCGGGGTCTTGGTGCTCCTGGAGACACTGATGAGGGGGTCCAGGTGCTCTGGGGGTCTCGGTGCTGCTGACACAGGGGGGGGTCTGGGTGCCCTGAGGGTCCTGGAGGTACCTCAGGGGTCCCAAAGGTGCTGCCAGGGTGGGGGTTTAGGTGCCCTGAGGGTCCTGGAGGTACCTCAGGGGTCCCAAAGGTGCTGCCAGGGTGGGGGTTTAGGTGCCCTGAGGGTCCCAGGGGTTCCCCAGCCAGGACCCCCGGAgtgtcccccccagccccccagggTGACACGGATGTCCCACAGGTGAGAAGATGAcggaggaggaggtggagcaGCTCGTGGCCGGGCACGAGGACAGCAACGGCTGCATCAACTACGAAGGTGAgggctgggggtcccgggggggtcccggggggggtcccagggggggtCACCCGCGGCCCCACTCCCTCCCTGACCATCATGTCTCGTTCCTTCCCCCCAGCCTTTGTGCGACACATCTTGTCAGGGTGACGCCGCAGGGGTAAcgcctccccccgccccctccTCAGTTacttccagttttttttttccattccttcctttttttttcttcctgccctggtgtctttttttttattttaattttttttttctttaatgcaaggaaaaaaaaaaaaaaaaaaaaaggccgCCTGGTCCTGGTTTGTGCTCTCGTCCCTTGGTGCAGCCCCCCTCGTGCCCCCCAACCCCCGCATGCCCCTCTGCATGGAGCCCCCCCTGCGTgccagggctggttttggggagggggctgcaggagccccccCGCCCACGGGGCTGCCGGGTCCTCCCTGCGCTCTTCAGCCGTTTTGACTTTTGgttttcctgcctctctccgggatttggggtgggggggccGGCAGACCCCTCCTCACCCCCCCCTTCTCTTCTCTCCACAGAGCTGGTCCGGATGGTGCTGAGCGGCTGAAGACCCCTCCCCATCATTGTGTCCCCCCCCCAAATCATCTTCTGTCCCCTCCTCACTCAGTTTTGTGCctttcccctcattttcctgTCACCGCCACCAcgtccccaagccccccctCAGCCCCACCGGCTAAATTATTGCTCCACAGCATCCAATAAATTCTCCGAATGGTCGTTGTGCCCCCCACCTCgtgtgtgtgtcccccccccaccccgcctCCAGACAGACCCAGCACCAGCAGGCCGCTTCTTCCCGCCCCGGGGacttggaatttttatttttattggttttttaaaaaaagaaacaaacggaaaaaaaaaaaaccaaaaaaacaaaacaaaaccaaaaaagggaggaggaggaggaggaggaggaggaggagctgggaggggaggtCGAGGTGGGGTTTTTggaggggggggaaatgcccatGTGCCAGGTGGGATCGGAGCTGTCTCATAAATAACCGGGGGGAGCAGGGGCCCGGCCCCCCCGGGAGACCAACACTTAAATAAAATTTGGGACAATcataaaaaaataccaaagctGGGGGCGGAGGAGGGCGGGGAGGGGCGGAGGCGACGGCGGGGGGCGTGGGGAGGGTCCTTCGAGGCGCCTTGTGGGGGCgggaggggccgggccgggggggctGCGGCGtccggggggggtcccggccgGGGCTCACTGCGTGGGGGGCACGGGGGTGGCCGTGCTGGGGGTGGGCACGATGGGGTCCGGCGGCAGGGGGGGACCTTGGTCTGCGGGGAGAGAACACACAGAGGGGGCGCGGGGGTCACGGCCGGGCTGGGCGGGGGGGGGCACAGGCGAGCGCcgccccttcccctccctccgcgcgacccccgcccgcccctcccctgctcccacatCCCCAAAAATTTCTCACCTGCGAGGAGGCCGGGGTTGGGAAGGAGGCTTCCCTGCACGGCGGCCACGATGGCGGGGCTGTGCGCGGCGGCCGAGCCccccggcagcggcggcaggGCCAGGCCGGCTGGGTGGGAGTTGGGGGGcagcccccccacccccggcatgctgctggccagggcCCCATGCAGCGGGAGGGGGGCCGGGTTAGCGGGGAAGGGCTCGCAGGGGGGGTTAGCCATGCTCGGGGGCACGGTGGGCGCGGGCAACCCGAAGGGCAGGGCCGCGGTGGCATTACCGGGCACGGCGGGGtggccgctgctgctgctgctgccgctgctgccgccgccgagGGTCCCCGCCAGGCTCTGCGAGGGCGGCGGCTGCTGCCCGGGGAACggcgccggggctgcggggagaGCGCCCGTGAGACCCCCACCCTAATCCAGGCTCCGCTCTACGTGGGGGAGAGCGCCCCTGAGACCCCCACCCTAATCCAGGCTCCACTCAATGTGGGGGAGAGCGCCCCTGAGACCCCCGCCCTTATTCAGCCATCACttagagctggggcaggggggagagCACTGTGAGACCCCCGACCCTTATCCAGGCTCCACTCAATGTGGGGGATGTGGGGAGAGCACTGTGAGACCCCCACCCTAATCCAGGCTCCATTCTAtgtgggggagaggggagagcacTGTGAGACCCCCACCCTAATCCAGGCTCCACTCAATGTGGGGGATGTGGGGAGAGCACTGTGAGACCCCCACCCTAATCCAGGCTCCATTCTAtgtgggggagaggggagagcacTGTGAGACCCCCACCCTAATCCAGGCTCCACTCAATGTGGGGGCAATGGGGAGAGCGCCCCTGAGACCCCCGCCCTTATTCAGCCATCACttagagctggggcaggggggagagCACTGTGAGACCCCCGACCCTTATCCAGGCTCCACTCAATGTGGGGGATGTGGGGAGAGCACTGTGAGACCCCCACCCTAATCCAGGCTCCATTCTAtgtgggggagaggggagagcacTGTGAGACCCCCACCCTAATCCAGGCTCCACTCAATGTGGGGGATGTGGGGAGAGCACTGTGAGACCCCCACCCTAATCCAGGCTCCATTCTAtgtgggggagaggggagagcacTGTGAGACCCCCACCCTAATCCAGGCTCCACTCAATGTGGGGGAGAGCGCCCCTGAGACCCCCGCCCTTATTCAGCCATCACttagagctggggcaggggggagagCACTGTGAGACCCCCCACCCTAATCCAGGCTCCACTCAATGTGGGGGAGAGCGCCCCTGAGACCCCCACCCCAATTCAGGCTCCACTCAAtgtgggggagaggggagagcacTGTGAGACCCCCACCCTAATCCAGGCTCCACTCAATGTGGGGGCAATGGGGAGAGCACCAGTGAGACCCCCATCCCCAAATcctcagcaccagcctgaccctcccccaaaatccccttggAAAGCACCGCCCACAGACCCCACTGGTGACACCCCCACCCACCTCAACACTGCCAGACCCTCCCCACTGATCCCCCTCCCACACCCCCCAGAGCCCCCGACTGACCGTGTGGGACAGCCGGGGCtcccgggggcggcggcggctgcggcgggggggccccgggcaggggctgccccacGGGCTCGGCGGGGCCCACCATGGCGGGGGCGGGCGGTGCGGCCAGCGGGTGGGCGGCGGGGGCCAGGGGGGCACCGGCGgcgggcaggggctgtgccccggggggcagcgggggctgctgctgctgctgctgctgctgcaggtgctggaagtgctgctgccGGGCGCGCATCTCCGCGTACTTGAGCTGCTCCATGTGGAACGCCTGGCGGTcggccagcagctgctgccgcTGGTATTCCAGCTGGAGGGACAGCAAGGAGGAGTCAGCCGGGCACGCAGGGGTGGGGACAAGCAGCTGCCGGCCTCCCCGCGGGCACTCACGGCCTCGCGCTCGCGGTCCATGATGGTCTCCAGCTCCTCGAAGTGCCGCAGTTTGATCTCCAGCTTCTTCATCTGCGTCTCCACCAGCAGCGCCACCAGGGACTTGATCTTGCGCTCCTCCACGGCCGCCAGGTGCTGCGAGGGGGCAGTGGCGAGGGGTCAGAGTTCACACCTGGAGCGTCCCCACCTGCTCCAAGCACAGCCCGGAGCCCCGGCCTCACCTTGGCCTtgacggcggcggcggccagcgcggcggcggcggccgtgGACAGGTTCCCCTCGCCGATGTCCCGCTCCACCTTGGCCTTGCGCTCGCCCTCGGGCTCCGGGGGCTCCTTGGGCGCCTCGTCGGGCCCctccttcacctccttctccttctcgGGCTCCCCTGTGGCCAGGTGGGGCCGTGTCAGCAGCGCCGTGGGGGGCTCAGcgtccccccagccctgccgggTCCCTCCTCacctgtgctgtcactgtcacccttGTCGGGCTCCTTCTCGCCCTCCACCTCCTTCCCCTTGTCCTCCTCCTTCTTGGGGGTTTCCCCAGGCTTCTCCTTGGCCTCCTCCTCGGCGGTGCCATCCCGGGGCTCCTGGGGAAGGACCAGCCCCGTGGGCACCCAAATCCTGccctgtttttcccctcagacCCCCGGACTCCTTTTACCTTCGCCTCCTTCTTCTCCTCGGCCGGCTGCGCCTCTGCCCGCGCCTCCTCCGCCCCGCTCTCCTCTGGGGACACAAACCCGGGCTCAGACCCCGGTGCCATCCCCACCCCAGACCCCCGTGagcccctgcccggcccctgGCCCCTCTGACCGATGCGCTCGGGCTCGTCCGAGGTGGTGCCGGCGATGCCGCTGCTCTCCAGCCCGAAGGCGGGGTCGGCCTTGCCCGTCACCTTGGCCGCCTCCTCCACCTTGCGCACGTGGGCCTCCACCAGCGCCGTGGGCACCTCCTCCTTCATCTTGGAGAATTCCTCTGCGGGCAGAATTCCTCAGCGGGACCCCCAGAGGGAACCCCGGAGCCCCTCGGAGCCAACCCTGCGTCCCCCAGCCCCGCAAaacccgggggggggggggggattggCCCGGCCCCTCCAGGCTCATCCTGGCTGGCTATGGAATGTTCTGGGCTCATCCCATCCCCCTGGGAGTTGTTGCATGTCCCCAGAGCAATCTCCACAGCACTTGGTCGCCTCCCCATGTTCCTCATCCCTCTCCCCATCAGACTGATCCCAGTTCCCTGTAGGACATCCTATAGGACTCAGCCCTTCTCCCTGTCAGTCTTCCCATTTCCCTATAGGGCTCATCCCCATATTCTGCATCCCATCTCCTGTAGGACTGATCCCATTAGGCTGTAGGACATCCTATAGGGCTCAGCCCTTCTCCCAGCTGAAGTCTTCCCATCTCCCTCTCTCCGTAAGACTGATCCCACCCCACTGCAGGATTCCCTACAGAACTCACCCCATCGTCCTACAGGACTTGCCCCTCTTCCTGTAAGACTTGTCCTGTCTCCCTATAGAATCCCCTACAGGACTCATCCCATTCTCTTAGAGAACTCCCCATAAAACCCCTCAAAGAGCTCTTTCCATCCTCCTACAGGAATCTTTACAGGACTCATCCCTTTCCCCAAAGAacacatttctcttcctttaatACTTACTCTATTTCCCTGCAGGACTCCCTCCAGAAC includes:
- the MYL6 gene encoding myosin light polypeptide 6 isoform X1; translation: MCDFSEEQTAEFKEAFQLFDRTGDGKILYSQCGDVMRALGQNPTNAEVMKVLGNPKSDEMNVKTLSFEQFLPMMQTIAKNKDQGCFEDYVEGLRVFDKEGNGTVMGAEIRHVLVTLGEKMTEEEVEQLVAGHEDSNGCINYEAFVRHILSG
- the MYL6 gene encoding myosin light polypeptide 6 isoform X2 produces the protein MCDFSEEQTAEFKEAFQLFDRTGDGKILYSQCGDVMRALGQNPTNAEVMKVLGNPKSDEMNVKTLSFEQFLPMMQTIAKNKDQGCFEDYVEGLRVFDKEGNGTVMGAEIRHVLVTLGEKMTEEEVEQLVAGHEDSNGCINYEELVRMVLSG